One window of Brevibacterium pigmentatum genomic DNA carries:
- a CDS encoding phosphotransferase family protein: MSVELDLPSLARWIRDAGEPVTGSLRGARVGQGQSNLTYRIDDEAGRSWIARRPPLGHLLASAHDVAREHRIISALQATGVPVPATLGVCEDSAVADVPVVIMEHVEGTVIDDEKAARNLGPEARRRLGLELARTLAKIHAVDIDAVGLGDLASRKPYAPRQLKRWSRQLEESRTQDRPDLDALTTVLTEHLPEPGEITLVHGDFHIRNVIIDSATGDIRAVLDWELATLGDPLADVGSSLAYWTQAGETPDEPLAPTAVDGFPTRAEIAAEYLAASGRSGRTLGFWHTLGLWKIAIIAEGIRRRVSENPENAAAHGVPTARDIQELIDQGWAVARESGLAS; this comes from the coding sequence ATGAGCGTCGAACTCGACCTGCCGAGCCTGGCGAGATGGATACGGGACGCTGGCGAGCCGGTGACCGGTTCGCTCCGCGGAGCCCGTGTGGGGCAGGGGCAGTCGAACCTCACCTACCGCATCGACGACGAGGCGGGGCGGTCGTGGATCGCCCGTCGTCCCCCGCTGGGGCACCTCCTCGCGTCGGCCCATGACGTGGCCCGGGAGCATCGGATCATCTCCGCACTCCAAGCAACCGGAGTGCCGGTTCCAGCCACCCTCGGTGTCTGTGAGGATTCCGCAGTCGCCGATGTCCCCGTGGTCATCATGGAACACGTCGAGGGAACCGTCATCGACGACGAGAAGGCCGCCCGAAATCTCGGCCCCGAGGCGCGCAGACGTCTCGGCCTCGAACTCGCTCGGACCCTGGCGAAGATCCACGCCGTCGACATCGACGCTGTCGGCTTGGGCGACCTGGCGTCTCGGAAGCCCTATGCGCCGAGGCAGCTGAAGAGGTGGAGCCGCCAACTCGAGGAGAGCCGGACCCAAGACCGCCCCGATCTCGACGCTCTCACGACGGTGCTGACCGAGCACCTGCCCGAGCCTGGCGAGATCACTCTGGTCCATGGTGACTTCCACATCCGTAACGTCATCATCGACAGCGCCACCGGTGACATCCGAGCAGTGCTCGATTGGGAACTGGCGACACTGGGTGACCCGCTGGCCGATGTGGGCAGCTCCTTGGCGTATTGGACGCAGGCCGGCGAGACGCCCGATGAACCCCTAGCCCCCACGGCGGTGGACGGATTCCCGACCCGGGCCGAGATCGCTGCCGAATACCTGGCGGCATCGGGCCGCAGCGGGCGAACACTCGGTTTCTGGCACACACTGGGGCTGTGGAAGATCGCGATCATCGCCGAGGGCATCCGTCGTCGGGTGTCGGAGAACCCTGAGAATGCTGCAGCCCATGGCGTGCCCACAGCGCGTGACATCCAGGAACTCATCGATCAGGGATGGGCCGTTGCGCGGGAGAGCGGGCTGGCATCATGA
- a CDS encoding TetR/AcrR family transcriptional regulator, translating into MTEDSAEDLPTLVDGALLRDMPTTTRGIRTRAALVAAARVVFERDGFIDSRLTDITKEAKCSTGTFYTYFDSKEQAFAAVLNEAQEDMLHPGPPHSSDEERTVVEQLQAGHRAYVESYKRNAKLMLLLEQVAAIDANFRRLRLDRARAFAERNCRWIQKLQDEGYVDPSLDPLMSARALSAMVGRMAYFKYAVEEPGWGSDELIVETATKLWINALGIPTDGSRRK; encoded by the coding sequence ATGACCGAAGATTCAGCTGAGGATCTGCCCACGCTCGTGGATGGCGCACTTCTGCGTGATATGCCGACGACCACCCGAGGAATCCGCACCCGAGCGGCCCTGGTCGCCGCCGCTCGAGTCGTGTTCGAACGTGATGGTTTCATCGATTCTCGGCTGACCGACATCACCAAAGAGGCCAAGTGCTCCACGGGCACGTTCTACACCTACTTCGACAGCAAGGAGCAGGCTTTCGCCGCTGTGCTCAATGAGGCTCAGGAGGACATGCTCCACCCGGGCCCGCCGCACAGCAGCGACGAAGAGCGCACCGTCGTCGAGCAGCTCCAAGCTGGACATCGTGCCTACGTCGAGTCGTATAAGCGCAATGCGAAGCTGATGTTGCTGCTCGAACAAGTTGCCGCGATCGACGCGAACTTCCGTCGACTGCGTCTCGACCGGGCGAGGGCCTTCGCTGAACGCAATTGTCGGTGGATCCAAAAGCTCCAGGACGAAGGCTATGTGGACCCGAGCCTCGACCCCCTCATGTCCGCTCGGGCGCTTTCGGCCATGGTCGGTCGGATGGCGTACTTCAAATATGCGGTCGAGGAACCGGGTTGGGGCAGTGACGAACTGATCGTGGAGACTGCGACGAAACTGTGGATCAACGCGCTGGGCATCCCCACCGACGGTTCACGTCGCAAATAG
- a CDS encoding alpha/beta fold hydrolase, producing MRASTTSQPFSGAPFDNASVAARLAELPATADAGALTVSTDQGEFAAFRATPAHPEPDLGEAILLHGWPEYASCWERTAGLLLAQGMGVFAYDQRGYSPGVRPESVGEYAIARLVADLDDVSRAAGLERFHLVGHDWGGLVAWPFAANHPQRLHTCTIVSTPHPRALGKQLKTDDEQYERMGYMRSIQDHPEGVARTLLRNDGKKLIDLYGGAVPGDLAASYVARFSEPGAFLSVLKYYQAMDGRDRTPSTPITVPTSLVWGSEDIAFSRKTAELSARYVEGPYRFVPLEGASHWLPESHPNDIASTVINQAREHAANQ from the coding sequence ATGAGAGCATCAACGACTTCCCAGCCCTTTAGCGGTGCCCCGTTCGACAACGCCTCGGTGGCCGCGCGCTTGGCAGAGCTGCCGGCGACCGCCGACGCCGGGGCGCTGACGGTGTCCACTGACCAAGGGGAGTTCGCCGCTTTCCGGGCGACGCCGGCGCACCCGGAACCCGACCTCGGTGAGGCGATCCTTCTGCACGGGTGGCCGGAATACGCTTCCTGCTGGGAGAGGACTGCTGGCCTGCTCCTCGCACAGGGGATGGGGGTGTTCGCCTATGACCAACGAGGATATTCGCCAGGAGTGCGCCCCGAATCGGTGGGGGAGTACGCAATTGCGCGCCTGGTCGCCGACCTTGACGACGTCTCCCGCGCGGCGGGGCTCGAACGATTCCACCTCGTCGGTCATGATTGGGGCGGGCTGGTCGCTTGGCCCTTTGCCGCGAACCACCCGCAGCGCCTGCACACCTGCACCATCGTGTCGACTCCACATCCCAGAGCACTGGGCAAACAGCTGAAGACGGACGACGAACAGTACGAACGCATGGGCTATATGCGGTCGATCCAAGACCACCCGGAGGGAGTGGCCCGAACATTGCTGCGCAATGACGGGAAGAAGCTGATCGACCTCTACGGCGGTGCCGTCCCCGGTGATCTCGCGGCCTCCTATGTTGCGCGATTCAGTGAGCCAGGGGCTTTTCTGTCCGTGCTCAAGTACTACCAGGCGATGGATGGCCGCGATCGGACGCCGAGCACTCCAATCACGGTGCCCACGAGTCTTGTATGGGGCAGCGAGGACATCGCCTTCTCCCGAAAGACTGCAGAGCTCAGCGCTCGCTACGTCGAAGGGCCTTATCGTTTTGTCCCTCTCGAGGGCGCGTCTCACTGGCTCCCCGAATCACACCCGAACGACATCGCTTCCACGGTCATCAATCAGGCGCGGGAACACGCGGCGAATCAGTAG
- a CDS encoding RES family NAD+ phosphorylase produces MNRETVAQSLPHPDRDLSTFPTRPVDAGTRWRRGHRHEHEPWFFSSDGKGRFNLSEPFGTCYLASSDDVAARESIGPDITRSGVVTTTFLEGRVVSSLTLAEPVKAAHVSSNGAFPFGVTSELCSMEKYQIPRQWAHSLHESGFDGIWYHPRFSPGADSRAIAVFGPTGAATGEVHEQKTLREVVEDMAIVVVDPDSLDEFEILEEAPGG; encoded by the coding sequence ATGAACAGAGAAACTGTTGCACAGAGTCTTCCGCATCCCGATCGTGATCTGAGCACGTTCCCCACGCGGCCTGTCGATGCGGGTACGCGCTGGAGAAGGGGGCACCGTCACGAGCACGAACCGTGGTTCTTCTCGTCGGATGGAAAGGGTCGGTTCAACCTCTCCGAACCGTTCGGAACTTGCTATTTGGCTAGCAGCGACGACGTGGCCGCCCGTGAAAGCATCGGTCCCGATATAACTCGGTCTGGGGTCGTCACCACGACGTTCCTCGAAGGCAGAGTCGTATCGAGCCTGACTCTCGCAGAGCCGGTGAAGGCAGCGCATGTATCGAGCAACGGCGCCTTCCCATTTGGGGTCACGTCCGAGCTGTGCTCAATGGAGAAATACCAGATTCCTCGGCAGTGGGCTCATAGTCTGCACGAGTCCGGATTCGACGGCATTTGGTACCACCCGCGATTCTCTCCAGGAGCAGATTCACGCGCCATCGCGGTCTTCGGTCCGACAGGTGCGGCGACGGGAGAAGTCCACGAGCAGAAGACTCTTCGTGAAGTCGTTGAGGATATGGCGATCGTCGTTGTCGATCCCGACAGTCTGGACGAGTTCGAGATACTCGAAGAAGCGCCCGGAGGATAG
- a CDS encoding cation:dicarboxylate symporter family transporter yields the protein MVIVAVFAGAAIGLIAPEAGIALEPLGKAFVALIKMIIAPVIFCTIVLGVGSVAKAATVGKVGGLALIYFLIMATFALVIGLVVGNFIHPGDGLHLQPYEEAAGGEEGGMVAFLMSLIPGDIPVLPTLVLALLVGFALQSMGKAGEPVLTGIKHIQAVVFKLMMMIMWAAPIGAFGAIAAVVGKTGWAAIGAMATLMGAFYLTCALFIVIVLGGLLKIVTGLNIFLLLKYLAREFLLIFSTSSSESALPRLIAKMEHAGVSKPVVGITVPTGYSFNLDGTAIYLTMASLFVSSAMGMPMSIPEQISLLVFMIIASKGAAGVTGAGLATLAAGLQSHRPELLDGMGVIVGIDKFMSECRALTNFTGNAVATLLIGKWTNEIDLDVARATLSGDNPFDELSLEPDVHGTPTNAPEADAALPEPQTTVAADSQAKAGVVS from the coding sequence ATGGTCATCGTGGCCGTGTTCGCCGGTGCCGCCATCGGGCTCATCGCCCCGGAGGCGGGAATCGCACTCGAACCCCTGGGCAAGGCATTCGTCGCACTCATCAAGATGATCATCGCCCCGGTCATCTTCTGCACCATCGTCCTCGGCGTCGGCTCCGTGGCGAAGGCAGCCACCGTCGGCAAGGTCGGCGGGCTCGCGCTCATCTACTTCCTCATCATGGCGACGTTCGCCCTGGTCATCGGCCTCGTCGTCGGCAACTTCATCCACCCCGGCGACGGACTCCACCTCCAGCCCTATGAAGAGGCCGCCGGTGGCGAAGAAGGCGGAATGGTCGCCTTCCTCATGAGCCTCATCCCCGGTGACATCCCGGTTCTGCCGACCCTCGTGCTCGCTCTCCTCGTCGGATTCGCCCTGCAGTCGATGGGCAAGGCCGGCGAGCCGGTTCTCACCGGAATCAAGCACATCCAGGCCGTCGTCTTCAAGCTCATGATGATGATCATGTGGGCCGCTCCCATCGGCGCCTTCGGTGCGATCGCTGCGGTCGTCGGCAAGACCGGCTGGGCCGCGATCGGAGCGATGGCGACCCTCATGGGCGCCTTCTACCTCACCTGCGCGCTGTTCATCGTCATCGTCCTCGGCGGTCTGCTCAAGATCGTCACCGGTCTGAACATCTTCCTGCTGCTGAAGTACCTGGCCCGTGAGTTCCTGCTCATCTTCTCCACCTCGTCGTCCGAGTCGGCCCTGCCGCGCCTGATCGCGAAGATGGAGCACGCCGGTGTCTCGAAGCCGGTCGTCGGCATCACCGTGCCCACCGGCTACTCGTTCAACCTCGACGGCACCGCCATCTACCTGACTATGGCCTCGCTGTTCGTGTCCTCGGCCATGGGCATGCCGATGTCGATCCCCGAGCAGATCTCGCTGCTGGTGTTCATGATCATCGCTTCGAAGGGCGCTGCCGGAGTCACCGGTGCGGGCCTGGCCACCCTGGCCGCCGGCCTGCAGTCGCACCGTCCCGAGCTGCTCGACGGCATGGGCGTCATCGTCGGCATCGACAAGTTCATGTCCGAGTGCCGTGCGCTGACCAACTTCACCGGCAATGCCGTAGCCACCCTGCTCATCGGCAAGTGGACGAACGAGATCGACCTCGACGTCGCCCGCGCCACCCTGTCGGGTGACAACCCCTTCGATGAGCTCTCGCTCGAACCCGACGTTCACGGAACGCCGACGAATGCCCCCGAGGCGGACGCGGCCCTGCCCGAACCCCAGACCACCGTGGCCGCCGATAGCCAGGCGAAGGCCGGCGTCGTGAGCTGA
- a CDS encoding alpha,alpha-trehalose-phosphate synthase (UDP-forming): protein MMGTDRHAFVVVANRLPVDRIDGAWETSPGGLVSAVAPVVREQAGAWVGWANTHDDSLEPFDFDGMSLVPVSLSHDEHQQYYEGFCNATLWPLHHDLIVAPQYHRSWWRAYREVNARFAQAAVEAAETGATVWVHDYHLQLVPAMIRAQRPDIRIGYFCHIPFPPVEQVAQLPWRDEILRGLLGADVIGLQGEADAAKARQAMQKLLGMDPEELRGRVGSYPISIDVDEIRAAAESPGVQETARCFRRDLGDPATLMIGVDRLDYSKGILHRLWAFEELIDDGLLDAQGTRLAQIAVPSREGVRAYQDLRDEVEHAVGRINGRLSTLGGDVIHYSYHSHSTEEAVALYLAADILLVTSLRDGMNLVAKEFVTARRGRGGALVLSEFAGAAEELDQAIIVNPHDRAGLKAAIHHAATLSEDEARRRMDAMADTVAAFDVRRWAQAFLHDLRDPASAAALSPSDW, encoded by the coding sequence ATGATGGGAACTGACCGCCATGCTTTCGTCGTGGTGGCTAATCGCCTCCCCGTCGACCGCATCGACGGGGCGTGGGAAACCTCGCCCGGCGGGCTGGTCTCAGCGGTGGCTCCCGTGGTGCGCGAGCAAGCCGGAGCCTGGGTCGGCTGGGCGAACACACATGACGACAGCCTCGAGCCCTTCGACTTCGACGGGATGAGCCTCGTCCCCGTCTCGCTCAGCCATGACGAACATCAGCAGTACTATGAGGGATTCTGCAACGCTACTCTATGGCCGCTGCACCACGACCTCATCGTCGCACCGCAGTACCACCGCTCATGGTGGCGGGCCTATCGGGAAGTCAACGCCCGATTCGCACAGGCCGCGGTCGAGGCCGCCGAGACTGGGGCGACAGTCTGGGTACACGATTACCACCTCCAGCTCGTACCGGCGATGATCCGCGCTCAACGACCGGACATCCGGATCGGATACTTCTGCCATATTCCGTTCCCTCCCGTCGAGCAGGTGGCCCAGCTGCCCTGGCGTGACGAAATCCTCCGCGGCCTGCTCGGGGCCGATGTCATCGGTCTCCAGGGGGAGGCCGATGCCGCTAAGGCCCGCCAGGCTATGCAGAAGCTGCTGGGCATGGATCCCGAGGAACTTCGCGGCCGAGTCGGCTCGTACCCGATCTCGATCGACGTCGATGAGATCCGGGCCGCGGCCGAATCCCCCGGCGTACAGGAGACGGCCCGATGCTTTCGCCGTGACCTGGGCGATCCCGCCACCCTCATGATCGGGGTGGATCGCCTCGACTATTCGAAGGGAATCCTGCACCGGCTGTGGGCTTTCGAGGAGCTGATCGACGACGGACTGCTCGATGCGCAGGGAACCCGTCTCGCGCAGATCGCAGTCCCCTCTCGCGAAGGCGTGCGCGCCTACCAAGACCTGCGCGACGAGGTCGAACATGCGGTCGGGCGCATCAATGGGAGGCTCTCCACTCTCGGCGGCGATGTCATCCACTACTCCTACCACTCACATTCGACAGAGGAAGCCGTCGCCCTGTACCTGGCCGCCGACATCCTGCTCGTCACCTCCCTGCGGGACGGGATGAACCTCGTGGCCAAGGAATTCGTTACTGCCCGCCGAGGCAGGGGCGGTGCACTCGTCCTCTCCGAATTCGCAGGAGCCGCCGAAGAACTCGACCAAGCCATCATCGTCAATCCCCATGACCGGGCCGGCCTGAAGGCGGCCATCCATCACGCGGCCACGCTCAGCGAAGACGAGGCCCGGAGGCGCATGGATGCGATGGCCGACACTGTCGCCGCCTTCGACGTCCGCCGCTGGGCGCAAGCTTTCCTCCATGACCTGCGAGACCCAGCATCTGCGGCGGCCCTGTCGCCCAGCGACTGGTGA
- a CDS encoding CsbD family protein translates to MDSHDKTDKVSDKAEELKGKAKTAAGKVTDDKGLEVEGRTDAAKGKIKQVGDDTKDSLKGVKDSLKDSPED, encoded by the coding sequence ATGGATTCTCACGACAAGACCGACAAGGTCTCTGACAAGGCTGAAGAGCTCAAGGGCAAAGCGAAGACCGCTGCAGGCAAGGTCACCGACGACAAAGGCCTCGAAGTCGAAGGCAGGACGGACGCGGCCAAGGGCAAGATCAAGCAGGTCGGCGACGACACCAAGGACTCGCTGAAGGGCGTCAAGGACTCACTCAAGGACTCACCGGAGGACTGA
- a CDS encoding TetR/AcrR family transcriptional regulator: MVQQRLDRAQVVESAIAFVDACGLSELTMRRLGTALDVEAMALYRHVSGRGDLLEAMVDELIDGLFDDDLMTEDSHSWEEYLQRVANATRNLALKHPRIFPLIATQPPQAPWLRPPLRSVRWVEDFLSSLQRFGFADAEAVAAYKAFTSFLVGALLLQAASLIPEVLGDEEESSAGDDLSEYPTVTRLQDLLMEDHAQREFDDALDDLIERIRTSTQG, from the coding sequence GTGGTTCAGCAGCGACTTGATCGTGCACAGGTCGTCGAGTCGGCGATCGCCTTCGTCGATGCCTGCGGTCTCAGCGAGCTCACGATGCGTCGCCTCGGAACGGCCTTGGACGTAGAGGCGATGGCACTGTATCGGCATGTTTCGGGGCGGGGGGACCTCCTCGAGGCCATGGTCGACGAGCTCATCGACGGCCTCTTCGACGACGATCTCATGACAGAGGACTCCCATTCGTGGGAGGAGTATCTGCAGCGTGTCGCCAATGCCACGCGGAATCTGGCCCTCAAGCATCCGCGGATCTTCCCTCTCATCGCCACCCAGCCACCTCAGGCGCCCTGGCTCCGTCCGCCGCTGCGAAGCGTGCGCTGGGTCGAGGACTTCCTGTCCTCGCTGCAGCGCTTCGGATTTGCCGACGCCGAGGCGGTGGCGGCATACAAGGCCTTCACGAGCTTCCTCGTCGGCGCGCTTCTGCTCCAAGCGGCCTCCCTGATCCCGGAGGTCCTCGGGGATGAGGAAGAGTCCTCCGCCGGCGACGACCTCAGCGAGTACCCCACGGTGACCCGATTGCAGGACCTGCTCATGGAAGACCACGCCCAGCGCGAGTTCGACGACGCCCTCGACGATCTCATCGAGCGGATCCGCACCAGCACGCAGGGCTGA
- a CDS encoding sensor histidine kinase has protein sequence MASLPAPPWRGRERFRARRGGTLARRLFLVQLVLIVLVCTALSVTSYVTTLNNIRHATGERVLSIAETLAHDPYVTESVTGDDPSARLQPYALTVIDFAEVDFVTIMDRDGTRYTHPDPEQLGKKYIGSTAKARAGQTETEEYVGTLGPSVRAIVPIKDAAGEVTAMVAVGVTLETLSVAQAASLPQIILVGLAALALGGLGSWLLARYLRRVTLGYGPEELRRLFAFYDSALHSLREGLILADDSGRLVLYNDEAASLLGLPTVEESTPISLAEVALPESVRDLLSTGRVAVDEIHFTADRVLVISQKQASQPRGRGADSGRLSRWAGARQPGGRGIGGTVATLRDRTDIQELTGELATMTTLSEALRAQTHEHANRLHTVSTLIELGRVQEALDFAVKDEQESQRLTDSFVASLDEPFITALMIGKAAQANERGIELTVTATGELPPERLDARDLVTVAGNLLDNAFDAVVDADEKHVWADFVAADGELIITIADSGAGVAGEDIDALFHLGTSAKPEPGGVGRHGFGLVLVRQAVSRLGGHIDVDSDGGAIFTVTLPLGDTTAVGDYDSAQDPTTDDADLSQQQAEGDPREQ, from the coding sequence ATGGCGTCCCTCCCGGCCCCTCCATGGCGGGGCCGGGAGCGATTCCGGGCTCGCCGAGGCGGCACCCTGGCGAGGCGACTCTTCCTCGTCCAACTCGTCCTCATCGTCCTCGTCTGCACCGCGCTGTCTGTGACGAGCTACGTGACGACGCTCAACAACATCCGGCACGCCACCGGGGAGCGGGTCCTGTCCATCGCCGAGACGCTCGCCCACGATCCCTATGTCACCGAGTCTGTGACCGGGGACGATCCCTCCGCCCGACTGCAGCCCTACGCGCTGACCGTCATCGATTTCGCCGAGGTGGACTTCGTGACGATCATGGACCGCGACGGCACGCGCTACACCCACCCCGACCCCGAACAGCTGGGCAAGAAGTACATCGGCAGCACCGCGAAAGCCCGCGCCGGACAGACCGAGACCGAGGAATACGTAGGCACGCTCGGGCCGTCGGTGCGCGCGATCGTGCCGATCAAGGACGCCGCCGGCGAGGTCACCGCCATGGTCGCCGTCGGCGTGACCCTGGAAACGCTGTCCGTGGCGCAGGCGGCCTCCCTGCCACAGATCATCCTCGTCGGCCTCGCCGCGCTCGCCCTCGGCGGACTCGGCTCCTGGCTGCTCGCCCGCTACCTGCGCCGAGTCACCCTCGGCTACGGTCCCGAGGAGCTCCGTCGGCTGTTCGCGTTCTACGATTCGGCCCTGCATTCCCTGCGCGAGGGCCTCATCCTCGCCGACGATTCCGGTCGGCTCGTCCTCTACAACGACGAGGCCGCGTCCCTGCTCGGCCTGCCCACAGTGGAGGAATCGACGCCGATCTCCCTCGCCGAGGTGGCCCTGCCCGAATCTGTCCGTGACCTCCTTTCGACCGGTCGGGTCGCCGTCGACGAAATCCACTTCACCGCGGATCGTGTCCTCGTCATCAGCCAGAAGCAGGCGAGCCAACCGCGCGGTCGCGGAGCCGACAGTGGCCGTTTGAGTCGCTGGGCTGGTGCGCGCCAACCGGGTGGCCGCGGAATCGGAGGAACGGTCGCGACCCTGCGTGATCGCACTGACATCCAGGAGCTCACCGGTGAGCTGGCGACGATGACGACGCTGTCCGAAGCTTTGCGTGCTCAGACCCACGAACATGCCAACCGGCTGCACACGGTCTCCACGCTCATCGAGCTCGGTCGGGTGCAGGAGGCGTTGGACTTCGCGGTCAAAGATGAGCAGGAGTCGCAGCGGCTGACGGATTCCTTCGTCGCTTCCCTCGACGAACCATTCATCACCGCGCTCATGATCGGCAAGGCCGCTCAGGCCAATGAACGCGGCATCGAACTCACCGTCACAGCCACCGGCGAACTTCCGCCCGAACGACTCGACGCCCGCGACCTCGTCACCGTCGCCGGCAACCTTCTCGACAATGCCTTCGACGCCGTCGTTGACGCGGACGAGAAGCACGTATGGGCGGACTTCGTCGCCGCCGACGGGGAGCTCATCATCACCATCGCCGACTCCGGCGCCGGGGTTGCGGGCGAAGACATCGACGCGCTCTTCCACCTCGGCACCTCGGCGAAACCCGAGCCCGGGGGAGTGGGACGACACGGATTCGGACTCGTCTTGGTCCGGCAGGCGGTGAGCCGCCTCGGCGGGCATATCGATGTCGATTCCGATGGCGGCGCGATCTTCACGGTCACGCTCCCGCTGGGGGACACGACTGCTGTAGGCGACTACGATTCTGCGCAGGACCCCACCACGGATGATGCGGATCTGAGTCAGCAACAGGCGGAAGGAGACCCACGTGAGCAATGA
- a CDS encoding response regulator: protein MSNDAALRVLIVEDDPMTAQAHADFVARVPGFEVVGTCLGGHEAIERFDELAAAGTSVDIVLLDMNLTDSHGLEVAGRLNSRGQDVDIIAITAVRHLQVIRSAISSGITQYLIKPFTFASFREKLENQREFRRGLTGSGSLATQASVDNALSALRSVSSTTLPKGLIAETLDAVSAFVRDSPVPVSATEVGRRLELSRVTVRRYLEHLVATKQAIKQPLHGTPGRPEYEYRWV from the coding sequence GTGAGCAATGATGCCGCGCTGCGGGTGCTCATCGTCGAAGACGATCCGATGACCGCGCAGGCGCACGCGGACTTCGTGGCCCGAGTGCCCGGCTTCGAAGTCGTCGGGACCTGCCTGGGCGGGCACGAGGCGATCGAACGCTTCGACGAACTCGCCGCGGCCGGGACGTCAGTCGATATCGTCCTCCTCGACATGAATCTCACGGATTCGCACGGTCTCGAAGTGGCAGGGCGCCTGAATTCGCGTGGTCAGGACGTCGACATCATCGCGATCACCGCGGTGCGGCACCTGCAGGTGATCCGGTCGGCGATCTCGTCGGGCATCACGCAGTACCTCATCAAGCCCTTCACCTTCGCGTCGTTCCGGGAGAAGCTGGAGAACCAGCGGGAGTTCCGGCGCGGACTCACCGGATCCGGGTCGTTGGCGACTCAGGCCTCGGTGGACAATGCGCTCTCAGCCCTGCGGTCGGTGTCGTCGACGACCCTGCCGAAGGGGCTGATCGCCGAGACCTTGGACGCGGTGTCCGCGTTCGTCCGGGACTCTCCAGTTCCGGTCTCCGCCACCGAGGTGGGGCGTCGGCTTGAACTGTCTCGCGTGACCGTCCGCCGGTATCTCGAGCATCTCGTCGCAACGAAACAGGCGATCAAGCAGCCCCTACACGGGACACCGGGGAGGCCGGAGTACGAGTATCGGTGGGTGTGA